Proteins encoded together in one Thermoplasmatales archaeon BRNA1 window:
- a CDS encoding Nucleoside 2-deoxyribosyltransferase, whose protein sequence is MSRIYLAGPLFCTSELEYNLKLRLILKEEGFDLVLPQDNSGSIDVGKMSDQSFAKETALDIFSDDLALLGSCDALLLNIDGRVPDEGACVELGYAYAKGMPCFGIKTDIRTAEYGIDNMMIVGALGGNIARSVPELVRMLRDAGL, encoded by the coding sequence ATGTCCAGGATATATCTCGCAGGCCCCCTGTTCTGCACCTCCGAGCTCGAATACAACCTCAAGCTCAGGCTAATCCTGAAAGAAGAGGGCTTCGATCTGGTCCTCCCCCAGGACAACTCCGGATCCATCGATGTCGGAAAAATGTCCGATCAATCATTCGCGAAGGAGACCGCCCTGGACATCTTCTCCGACGACCTGGCACTTCTCGGTTCCTGCGACGCCCTCCTCCTAAACATCGACGGCAGGGTCCCCGACGAAGGGGCCTGCGTCGAACTCGGATACGCCTACGCCAAGGGCATGCCGTGCTTCGGCATCAAAACGGACATCAGGACCGCCGAGTACGGCATCGACAACATGATGATCGTCGGCGCCCTCGGCGGCAACATAGCCCGTTCGGTCCCGGAGCTCGTCAGGATGCTCCGGGACGCGGGCCTCTGA
- a CDS encoding Membrane protein implicated in regulation of membrane protease activity, giving the protein MEAEVLAALAVLGIGLVLVAVEALMPGAYLLIPGGVCTVVGAYGLACPDDLYSWVTAAVAVVSAIPVTVFTFWVYRRLGSPEAPTTTVSDSLAGREGKVTVEVTPGNMRGKVRIGSDTWSAEADETIPVGTDVVVESAAGVHVHVRRK; this is encoded by the coding sequence ATGGAAGCAGAGGTGCTTGCCGCGCTCGCCGTCCTGGGGATAGGGCTGGTCCTGGTGGCCGTAGAGGCCCTCATGCCCGGCGCGTACCTCCTGATACCCGGAGGGGTGTGCACGGTGGTGGGGGCGTACGGCCTGGCATGCCCGGACGACCTCTACTCCTGGGTGACCGCGGCTGTCGCGGTGGTGTCCGCGATCCCTGTGACCGTATTCACCTTCTGGGTGTACCGCAGGCTGGGCTCCCCCGAGGCGCCCACCACCACGGTGTCCGACTCCCTCGCCGGGAGGGAGGGGAAGGTCACGGTGGAGGTCACCCCCGGGAACATGAGGGGGAAGGTCAGAATCGGCTCCGACACCTGGTCCGCGGAGGCGGACGAGACCATCCCCGTGGGTACGGATGTGGTCGTGGAGTCCGCCGCAGGGGTCCACGTGCACGTAAGGAGAAAGTAA
- a CDS encoding SPFH domain, Band 7 family protein yields the protein MDSGILIGVAIIVLVLLVVCVLSGVKIVNPYEQGIYTRLGKFIRVLNPGLNFVCPLINEVVKLDLRTEVMDVPKQEVITKDNSPVNVDAIIYIKVTDPKNAFFEVTNYRLATVNLAQTTLRSVIGQMELDQILSSRENINVQLRDTLDEATDKWGVRVENVEIKEVDPAAKVKGSMEEQTSAERKRRAAILEADGQKRAAILMAEGERQSAILKAEGERQSTILKAEGKRTAIILEAQGDAQKLRIMSVGAAAMDSKALSVLSMETLKSVGQGESSKIFFPMEVTRLVEGISDYVGAAKNVPDRQISDTNDIKQAVGDPDDVLGPIPSPQDVKKETDSFKESIDAEITESDGIAEAVKLPKV from the coding sequence ATGGATTCCGGTATTCTCATCGGCGTGGCGATCATCGTCCTCGTGCTGCTCGTGGTCTGCGTGCTCAGCGGGGTCAAGATCGTCAACCCCTACGAACAGGGCATCTACACCAGGCTGGGAAAGTTCATCCGCGTGCTGAACCCCGGTCTGAACTTCGTATGCCCCCTGATCAACGAAGTCGTGAAGCTGGACCTCCGTACCGAGGTCATGGACGTCCCCAAGCAGGAGGTCATCACCAAGGACAACTCCCCTGTGAATGTGGACGCCATCATCTACATCAAGGTCACCGACCCGAAGAACGCGTTCTTCGAGGTCACCAACTACAGGCTGGCGACGGTGAACCTTGCACAGACCACCCTCCGTTCGGTCATCGGACAGATGGAGCTGGACCAGATCCTCTCCAGCAGGGAGAACATCAACGTCCAGCTCAGGGACACCCTCGATGAAGCCACCGACAAGTGGGGGGTCAGGGTCGAGAACGTGGAGATCAAGGAGGTCGACCCCGCCGCCAAGGTCAAGGGATCCATGGAGGAGCAGACCTCCGCGGAGAGGAAGAGGCGCGCCGCCATCCTCGAGGCGGACGGACAGAAGAGGGCGGCCATCCTCATGGCCGAGGGAGAGCGGCAGTCCGCGATCCTGAAGGCGGAGGGAGAGAGGCAGTCCACCATCCTGAAGGCGGAGGGAAAGAGGACCGCGATCATCCTCGAGGCGCAGGGAGACGCCCAGAAGCTCAGGATCATGAGCGTGGGTGCCGCCGCCATGGACTCCAAGGCGCTGTCCGTTCTGTCCATGGAGACGCTGAAGAGCGTCGGACAGGGCGAGAGTTCGAAGATCTTCTTCCCCATGGAGGTCACCCGTCTAGTGGAGGGCATCTCGGACTACGTCGGAGCGGCGAAGAACGTGCCCGACAGGCAGATTTCCGATACCAACGACATCAAGCAGGCAGTGGGAGACCCGGACGACGTCCTGGGACCCATCCCGTCCCCGCAGGACGTGAAGAAGGAGACCGACTCCTTCAAGGAGAGCATCGATGCCGAGATCACCGAGTCAGACGGCATCGCCGAGGCCGTGAAGCTGCCGAAGGTGTGA